The stretch of DNA CATCCAATCGATTAAGCAATGCCTGTACGACGGATTTAGCTGAATTGCTTACAGGGAACATCCGTCCATGATCTTCTTCCTTCAGCTTCACACCGAGATTTTCGAAGAAATCAATGATATCGTAATTGTCGAAAATAGAGAATGCACTATACAAAAACTTTCCGTTACCGGGAATATGCTTGATGACTTCATCCTGAGGCAGGCGATTCGTGACATTACATCTGCCGCCGCCTGATATCGCAAGTTTATTGCCAAGCTTCTTTCCTTTATCAATCAAAAGTGTGGAGGCTCCATGCTCCGCTGCCGATATGGCCGCCATGAGACCGGATGGACCGCCGCCTATCACTGCTACATCGTAATTCATATTGGTTGTTCTTCCTTTCTGCTGATGGGATCCAAAGGAATTCTTCCATCAGGTCTACTTTATGATAAAATAGATTCATTGGATTTTAAAGAGGAGTTAGGTGAAATAATGGCTTTGTCGACTATGATTCGCGGGACATTGCTGCTGACGGCAGCTACATTCCTGTCGAAGTTTCTCGGGATCATCTATGTTATCCCGTTCAATGCATTGGTAGGTTCCTCTGGTGGAGCTTTATTCAACTTTGCATACACCCCATATAATATATTGATCAGTATTTCTACAATCGGTATTCCGTTAGGTGTTTCAAAATTTGTATCAAAATATAATGGCTTAGGGGATTATCGAACAAGCCAGCGCGTTTTCAAAACCGGCTTCAGAATCATGGGGGCAACCGGTATCCTGGCATTCCTCATCATGTATTTCGGAGCCGATTGGATTGCACAGTGGAGTGTCGGGGACGGAAAGTCAGGTTTTACGACAGACACTGTTGCTTATGTTATCAAGCTCGTCAGTTTCGCTAACCTTATCATACCTGCAATGAGTATCGTCAGGGGATTTTTCCAAGGTAACCAATCGATGGGACCATCGGCCGTTTCCACTGTGGTGGAACAAATCGCGCGTATTGTATTCTTGTTGCTCAGTGCTTATCTTGCCCTGCATGTTTTCCATCAAAACATTGCCGTAGCTGTCGGATATGCGACCTTCGCTGCCTTTGTCGGCGCGCTTGCTTCCTGTGCAGTGCTCTATGTTTATTGGCGTGCCCGCAAGCCGCATCTGGAGCTGAAAATGAGACAGCAGACTGTACGCCCTGCCCCGATTTCAGATAGGTCCATCATTAAAGAATTGCTTAGCTATGCCGGCCCATTTGTTGTTACTGGTATAGCCACATCGCTTTATCAGTTCATCGATCAGTTTACGATGCCGCGTGCGCTGGAAGCGATTGGACAAGGAAATGTAGCTGTAGATATCTTCGGGGTAATAAATTTTTACGGTCAAAAAATCATCACTATACCCATGACACTGTCTATCGGATTATCCTTGGCTGCAGTTCCGGCCATCACCCGTGCATTTTTCGCCGATGACCGAAAATTGTATTTACAGCAAATCAATCAGTCATTGCAAATCGTGCTTTTCTTGATTTTGCCTGCCAGCATCGGTATTGCATTGCTGGGAAGTGAAGCCTACACAGCGTTTTATGGAACGGAAGCTGTTCTCAATCCTGATATAAGAGCGGGTAATCTTATGGTTTGGTACGCACCAGTAGCACTGCTGTTTGCATTGTTCACGACAACGTCATCCATCCTGCAGGGTATAAATGAACAGCGCTTCTCCGTCATCAGTTTGACAGCAGGATTATTAGTGAAGATTTTCTTCAATATTCCGCTCATCCATGCATTCGGAGCCAAGGGAGCCATCTTTGGTACGGCGTTGGCTGTCGGCATTGCAACTGTGCTGAACTTCCTGAAGATGAAGCATGTGCTGCATTTTCCGGTGCGTCAGCTCGCAAAGCGGACATTGCTGATTTTGATTTTCACGGCAATCATGTCTGCGGTTGTGCTTCTTATCAAGTTTTTGCTTGGATTTGCCATTACATTCCAGGATGGACAGGTTGCATCGGCTGTCATCATCTTCGTCTGTGCTTTGTTTGGAGGGGGCGTATACATGATCCTATCCTATAAATCCACGCTGCTTGAACGAGTACTCGGAAATCGGATCGGGTTCCTCGATCGTTTATTGAAAAGAAGGAAGGGTTAAATGATGAGATTGGATAAGCTGCTTGCAAATATGGGATTCGGAAGCAGAAAAGAAGTGAAGTCGCTCCTTAAACAAGGAGCTATCACGGTGAATGGCGCCCAGGTCAAATCACCTTCCATCCATGTGGATGAAAAGAAAGATAATGTAAAGGTGAATGGGGAAACAGTGGAGTACAGGGAGTTCATCTATTTGATGATGCATAAGCCGCCTGGGTTGGTATCGGCAACTGAGGATAAGCGGGACGAGACCGTGGTCGATATCCTGCAGCCGGAGGATCGCATTTTTGAGCCATTCCCGGTCGGCAGGCTGGATAAGGATACGGAAGGGCTGCTGCTTTTGACAAATGACGGGACACTTGCACATCAGCTATTATCACCAAAGAAACATGTGCAGAAGCTTTATTATGCCCGCATCGA from Terribacillus sp. FSL K6-0262 encodes:
- a CDS encoding polysaccharide biosynthesis protein, encoding MALSTMIRGTLLLTAATFLSKFLGIIYVIPFNALVGSSGGALFNFAYTPYNILISISTIGIPLGVSKFVSKYNGLGDYRTSQRVFKTGFRIMGATGILAFLIMYFGADWIAQWSVGDGKSGFTTDTVAYVIKLVSFANLIIPAMSIVRGFFQGNQSMGPSAVSTVVEQIARIVFLLLSAYLALHVFHQNIAVAVGYATFAAFVGALASCAVLYVYWRARKPHLELKMRQQTVRPAPISDRSIIKELLSYAGPFVVTGIATSLYQFIDQFTMPRALEAIGQGNVAVDIFGVINFYGQKIITIPMTLSIGLSLAAVPAITRAFFADDRKLYLQQINQSLQIVLFLILPASIGIALLGSEAYTAFYGTEAVLNPDIRAGNLMVWYAPVALLFALFTTTSSILQGINEQRFSVISLTAGLLVKIFFNIPLIHAFGAKGAIFGTALAVGIATVLNFLKMKHVLHFPVRQLAKRTLLILIFTAIMSAVVLLIKFLLGFAITFQDGQVASAVIIFVCALFGGGVYMILSYKSTLLERVLGNRIGFLDRLLKRRKG
- a CDS encoding pseudouridine synthase encodes the protein MRLDKLLANMGFGSRKEVKSLLKQGAITVNGAQVKSPSIHVDEKKDNVKVNGETVEYREFIYLMMHKPPGLVSATEDKRDETVVDILQPEDRIFEPFPVGRLDKDTEGLLLLTNDGTLAHQLLSPKKHVQKLYYARIDGEVSEKTIGQFRQGVTLDDGYVTKPAILRILDAGPVSEVEITITEGKFHQIKRMFEAVGMEVIYLKRLRMGSLELDEDLELGEYRELSDEELDRLFEDTKKS